The Chelonia mydas isolate rCheMyd1 chromosome 3, rCheMyd1.pri.v2, whole genome shotgun sequence genome includes a region encoding these proteins:
- the ATRAID gene encoding all-trans retinoic acid-induced differentiation factor gives MGRPGASGPGPRAWVLRLLLGLAAWRGGAGGRSPVCGCCPGPARNGSSVASYCGARPALELRGRCCLGPEPGAIVGLDLGNCSLTLLCAGFPDASAAVVIDLTENPLENIPNASFQGFTRLQSISLPLALECPGGSMAWDHITTRGNSRTCQGHTNPCNSSGELAWLCPENSLCSPDGPGLVQCLCAGSYHGYKCLREGTFPMLLFYGILGAVTTTLSLLAWGTQRRKAKAS, from the exons ATGGGGCGGCCGGGGGCGAGCGGGCCTGGGCCCCGCGCCTGGGTCCTGCGGCTGCTGCTCGGGCTGGCGGCCTGGCGGGGCGGCGCGGGCGGGCGGAGCCCG gtGTGCGGCTGCTGCCCGGGCCCGGCGCGGAACGGCTCCAGCGTGGCCAGTTACTGCGGGGCACGTCCAGCCTTGGAGCTGCGGGGACGCTGCTGCCTCGGCCCGGAGCCGGGTGCCATCGTGGG GCTGGATCTGGGCAACTGCTCCCTGACGCTCCTCTGTGCTGGGTTCCCGGATGCCAGCGCTGCTGTTGTCAT TGACCTGACAGAGAACCCCCTGGAGAACATCCCCAACGCCTCCTTCCAGGGCTTCACCAGGCTGCAGAGCAT ATCCTTGCCGCTTGCCCTGGAATGCCCTGGAGGGAGCATGGCCTGGGACCACATCACCACCCGCGGGAACAGCCGAACCTGCCAGGGGCATACGAACCCCTGCAACAGCTCGGGGGAGCTTG CCTGGCTGTGCCCAGAGAACTCCCTGTGTAGCCCCGACGGCCCTGGGCTCGTCCAGTGCCTGTGCGCCGGGAGCTACCACGGCTACAAGTGTCTGCGCGAG GGCACCTTTCCCATGCTGCTCTTCTATGGGATCCTGGGAGCCGTGACGACCACCCTgtccctgctggcctggggcaCCCAGCGCCGAAAAGCCAAGGCCTCCTGA